One window of Dyadobacter sandarakinus genomic DNA carries:
- a CDS encoding S9 family peptidase, translated as MRIILLILTVIVFSCNPKKEVKEAYQWPGAVPPVAEKKDHETGMHGDKRNDEYYWMADFFSQGPDSNKVVEYLTAENAYTNTMLSGTKKLQEDLYHEMKARIKEKDESVPVYYNGYWYYTRSEEGQQYFKYCRKKGSLKAPEEVLLDVDQMAEGHSYFSASGFNVSPDSKLLAYGVDTVSRRQYTIYVKNLETGEVYPDKIFPTSGDSEWANDNRTLFYTSTNSKTLLSEKIKRHKLGTDAKSDVVVYHEKDKSNYIGVGKTKSEKYIVIGSSATMSSESRILDANDPEGTFQVFQPRLKDVLYEIEHQDGKFLVVTNKDALNFRLMETPESQTEVAHWKEIIPNRKDVLLEGIDVFKDHLVITERKNGLIQLRIRNIRTQAEHYVDFGEPAYAAYISSNPEYDSKNLRYVYTSLTTPSSVYDYDMETKKKELKKRQEVVGGYDPEAYVTERLYARSRDGVEVPVSLVYKKTTEKSAATPLLLYAYGSYGHSMDASFSSSRLSLLDRGFIFAIAHIRGGQEMGRQWYEDGKLLRKKNTFNDFIDCAEYLIDKKYTSPAHLYAEGGSAGGLLMGAITNLRPDLWHGVIADVPFVDVVTTMLDESIPLTTNEFDEWGNPKKKEYYDYMKSYSPYDNVTKKAYPNMLVTTGLHDSQVQYFEPAKWVARLRTHKTDKNVLLLKTNMEAGHGGASGRFEYLKEVALQYAFMFALEGKVEVEGEGE; from the coding sequence ATGAGAATTATTTTGCTGATTCTGACTGTTATCGTTTTTTCTTGTAACCCCAAAAAAGAAGTGAAAGAAGCATATCAATGGCCGGGTGCAGTTCCGCCCGTAGCAGAAAAAAAGGACCATGAGACCGGCATGCACGGTGACAAGCGAAATGACGAGTACTACTGGATGGCTGATTTTTTCAGCCAGGGACCCGACAGCAATAAGGTCGTGGAGTACCTTACCGCAGAAAATGCCTACACGAATACTATGCTCTCCGGCACAAAGAAATTGCAGGAAGACCTTTACCATGAAATGAAGGCACGGATCAAGGAAAAAGATGAATCTGTACCTGTGTATTACAATGGATACTGGTACTATACCCGGAGCGAGGAAGGCCAGCAATATTTCAAATACTGCCGGAAAAAGGGCTCGCTGAAAGCACCGGAAGAAGTGCTTTTGGATGTGGACCAAATGGCCGAGGGGCATTCCTACTTTTCAGCCAGTGGTTTCAATGTAAGCCCGGACAGTAAACTGCTCGCCTATGGCGTGGATACGGTTTCGCGGCGGCAGTATACCATTTATGTCAAAAATCTGGAAACCGGTGAAGTTTATCCCGACAAGATTTTCCCGACCAGCGGGGATTCCGAGTGGGCCAATGATAACCGGACACTTTTTTATACTTCCACCAATTCCAAAACGCTCCTGAGCGAGAAGATCAAGCGGCATAAGCTAGGCACGGACGCAAAGTCCGATGTGGTCGTGTACCATGAGAAGGACAAGAGCAACTACATCGGCGTCGGCAAAACCAAGTCTGAGAAGTACATTGTGATCGGCTCGTCGGCAACCATGTCGTCCGAAAGCCGCATCCTGGATGCCAATGATCCGGAGGGTACATTCCAGGTTTTTCAACCCAGATTAAAGGATGTATTGTATGAGATCGAACATCAGGATGGTAAATTTCTGGTCGTGACCAACAAGGACGCCCTCAACTTCCGCCTGATGGAAACACCCGAAAGTCAGACCGAGGTAGCCCACTGGAAGGAAATCATCCCGAACCGAAAGGATGTGCTGCTGGAAGGTATCGACGTGTTCAAGGATCACCTGGTAATTACAGAGCGTAAAAACGGTTTGATCCAGCTGCGCATTCGTAATATCCGCACCCAGGCTGAGCATTACGTTGATTTTGGCGAACCGGCTTATGCGGCTTACATCTCATCCAATCCCGAGTACGACAGCAAAAACCTGCGATATGTTTATACCTCGCTCACAACACCCAGCTCGGTGTATGATTATGACATGGAAACGAAGAAAAAGGAGCTGAAAAAACGGCAGGAGGTAGTCGGCGGCTATGATCCGGAAGCATATGTCACCGAGCGGCTTTACGCCAGATCCCGGGATGGGGTGGAGGTACCTGTTTCTTTGGTTTACAAAAAAACAACAGAAAAATCGGCAGCAACGCCTTTACTGCTGTACGCCTACGGATCCTATGGCCACAGCATGGATGCGAGTTTCAGCAGCTCGCGCCTGAGCCTGCTCGACCGCGGTTTCATCTTCGCGATCGCACATATTCGTGGCGGTCAGGAAATGGGTAGACAATGGTATGAAGACGGTAAGCTGCTCAGGAAGAAGAACACCTTCAATGATTTTATTGATTGCGCGGAGTACCTGATCGATAAAAAATATACATCACCGGCCCACCTGTATGCGGAAGGCGGCAGTGCGGGCGGCCTGCTGATGGGTGCCATCACCAATCTGCGGCCCGACCTCTGGCACGGCGTGATTGCCGACGTGCCTTTTGTGGATGTGGTAACCACCATGCTCGACGAGAGCATTCCCCTGACGACAAACGAGTTTGACGAATGGGGCAATCCGAAAAAGAAGGAATATTACGATTATATGAAGTCGTACTCTCCTTATGATAATGTAACTAAGAAAGCCTACCCGAATATGCTGGTGACCACCGGTCTGCACGATAGCCAGGTTCAGTACTTCGAACCGGCAAAATGGGTTGCCAGGCTTCGCACCCACAAAACCGACAAAAACGTGCTCCTTCTCAAAACCAACATGGAAGCCGGTCACGGCGGCGCCTCCGGCCGGTTTGAATACCTGAAAGAAGTAGCGCTGCAGTACGCATTTATGTTCGCGCTTGAAGGCAAGGTGGAGGTGGAGGGGGAGGGTGAGTGA